From one Streptomyces sp. NBC_01478 genomic stretch:
- a CDS encoding acyl-CoA dehydrogenase family protein, producing MHLEYTPEQQRLRTELRAYFAELVPDHAYSRYADPAAQKRFYRETIRRLGTDGWLGVGWPEEYGGRGLTPMEQFIFFDEAAQAGVPLPLMALNTVGPTIMQFGTDEQKAYFLPKVLAGEIDFAIGYSEPEAGTDLAALKTRAVREGGGPSRSSEAESGGEYVVNGQKIWTTNGDTADWVWLAVRTDPDAPPHKGITMLLVPTADPGYTCTVINTLASHDTTASYYENIRVPVARRVGEENQGWRLITNQLNHERVTLAAHGTMAIRALHDVQHWAMETKLADGRRVVDLPWVRRLLARTHARLDAMKLLNWQMVNAVQEGTLTPQDASAVKVYGSEARRDAYAWLMEIVAATGALKEGSAGVVLHGELERGYRSAVIFTFGGGNNEIQREIISWIGLGMPRVRR from the coding sequence GTGCATCTCGAATACACGCCCGAGCAGCAGCGGCTGCGCACCGAACTGCGCGCCTACTTCGCCGAGTTGGTGCCCGACCACGCCTACTCCCGCTACGCCGACCCGGCCGCCCAGAAGCGCTTCTACCGCGAGACGATCCGGCGGCTCGGAACGGACGGCTGGCTCGGTGTCGGCTGGCCCGAGGAGTACGGCGGGCGCGGGCTGACGCCGATGGAGCAGTTCATCTTCTTCGACGAGGCCGCGCAGGCCGGCGTTCCGCTGCCGTTGATGGCGCTCAACACGGTCGGCCCGACGATCATGCAGTTCGGCACCGACGAGCAGAAGGCGTACTTCCTCCCGAAGGTCCTAGCCGGCGAGATCGACTTCGCGATCGGCTACAGCGAGCCGGAGGCCGGCACGGATCTGGCCGCGCTGAAGACGCGCGCCGTACGGGAGGGTGGGGGCCCCTCCCGCTCGAGCGAAGCCGAGAGTGGGGGAGAGTACGTCGTCAACGGCCAGAAGATCTGGACCACCAACGGCGACACCGCCGACTGGGTCTGGCTCGCCGTGCGCACCGACCCCGACGCCCCGCCGCACAAGGGCATCACCATGCTCCTGGTGCCGACCGCCGACCCCGGCTACACCTGCACGGTGATCAACACCCTCGCCTCGCACGACACCACCGCGAGCTACTACGAGAACATCCGCGTCCCGGTCGCCCGCCGCGTCGGCGAGGAGAACCAGGGCTGGCGCCTGATCACCAACCAGCTCAACCACGAACGCGTCACCCTCGCCGCCCACGGCACCATGGCCATCCGCGCCCTGCACGACGTCCAGCACTGGGCCATGGAGACCAAACTCGCCGACGGCCGCCGCGTCGTCGACCTCCCCTGGGTCCGCCGCCTCCTCGCCCGCACCCACGCGAGGCTCGACGCGATGAAACTCCTCAACTGGCAGATGGTGAACGCCGTCCAGGAAGGCACCCTCACCCCGCAGGACGCCTCCGCCGTCAAGGTCTACGGCTCCGAGGCCCGCCGCGACGCCTACGCCTGGCTCATGGAGATCGTCGCCGCGACCGGCGCCCTGAAGGAGGGCTCCGCGGGAGTCGTCCTGCACGGCGAACTGGAACGCGGCTACCGCTCCGCCGTCATCTTCACCTTCGGCGGCGGCAACAACGAGATCCAGCGGGAGATCATCTCGTGGATCGGGCTGGGGATGCCGAGGGTGCGGCGTTAG
- a CDS encoding ferredoxin, which produces MTALTTQQELVRFLEDRFACAQACTGCARACVLRVSRSGPDVTGHEALVRSKALLCAEVCDATCRMLAEQNLQDESALRLQTKWCLLVCLESAQVFDARPGAEAEAATCRECARACTEFLTTLN; this is translated from the coding sequence GTGACGGCGTTGACCACGCAGCAGGAACTCGTCCGGTTCCTGGAGGACCGCTTCGCCTGCGCACAGGCCTGCACCGGGTGTGCGCGGGCCTGTGTGCTGCGCGTCAGCCGCTCCGGTCCGGACGTGACCGGCCACGAGGCCCTCGTACGAAGCAAGGCGCTGCTGTGCGCGGAGGTGTGCGACGCGACCTGCCGGATGCTGGCCGAGCAGAACCTCCAGGACGAGTCAGCCCTGCGCCTCCAGACCAAGTGGTGCCTGCTCGTCTGCCTGGAGAGCGCGCAGGTCTTCGACGCACGGCCGGGCGCCGAGGCGGAGGCGGCGACCTGCCGGGAGTGCGCACGGGCGTGCACGGAGTTCCTGACGACGCTGAACTGA